A stretch of the Thermofilum adornatum genome encodes the following:
- a CDS encoding class I SAM-dependent methyltransferase has protein sequence MFGAKSYLYDTLVTRNSYTAIAEGYTSWRNKPWPIALISRPGIILDLGSGACINGVEAAKKTQSYVVCLDYSPSMIRLAKKIAERKNVPADQIVADMSFLPFREKSFSTILAIASLHHIPPILTGFLARQLNAVLKRGGLLIATVWSWRQTQFVLQTLINMIRTCLGQTGYPRRYSVKWKTRKSTYTRIYYLYTLEELVHLLQEAGLKIISKGYYSPFKRRSQNIYVIATKPQYGF, from the coding sequence GTGTTTGGGGCGAAAAGTTACCTCTATGACACCCTTGTAACTAGGAACAGCTACACAGCTATAGCTGAGGGATACACTTCGTGGAGAAACAAGCCGTGGCCGATAGCCCTGATAAGTCGTCCCGGCATTATCCTCGATCTCGGCTCGGGCGCCTGCATTAATGGTGTTGAAGCCGCTAAAAAGACACAGTCCTACGTCGTGTGCCTAGACTACTCGCCGTCCATGATAAGGCTGGCTAAGAAAATAGCGGAGAGAAAAAATGTTCCAGCAGATCAAATCGTAGCCGACATGTCTTTTTTACCCTTTCGAGAAAAATCATTCAGCACCATCCTTGCGATCGCATCTCTTCACCATATACCCCCGATCCTCACGGGTTTTCTGGCGCGCCAGCTAAACGCTGTGTTAAAGCGCGGGGGCCTCTTAATAGCTACAGTGTGGTCGTGGAGGCAGACACAATTTGTTCTACAGACCTTGATAAATATGATAAGAACATGTCTTGGTCAAACTGGATACCCGCGTAGATACTCTGTTAAGTGGAAGACGAGAAAAAGCACATATACAAGGATATACTACCTATACACATTAGAAGAGCTGGTTCACCTCTTACAAGAAGCAGGGCTCAAGATCATTTCGAAGGGTTACTATTCACCTTTTAAACGCAGGAGCCAAAACATCTACGTGATAGCTACGAAACCTCAATATGGCTTTTGA
- a CDS encoding DUF58 domain-containing protein, translated as MSSRDRLCTIARTYALLGQAKATSMELGVSKSRFLGIGIEYADRREYQDTDDVRYVDWTLTARSINPNTGEYKPYTKVFHVEQMKNLILVADLTDSMLIYEKIASLFYISSLILELSHRLSDKVSLVALAHKPRLYTGLKGRQAIHLLEQIICNSSQTGGNTPLSAVLSTVKAYAKKNTTLTVITDYAHDPEEFSMLAKLKNTLMTPTAIYLVAHMWETQLPATGTTATLLDPETGTLITGRLEEVYKAINTHITHVQAILSKARISHLEIQGIGDAQMRTVKIIETYLKARQLAINV; from the coding sequence TTGTCATCTCGAGATAGGCTCTGCACTATCGCTAGGACATACGCCTTGCTTGGACAAGCAAAAGCCACATCCATGGAACTGGGGGTAAGCAAGTCCAGATTCCTCGGAATCGGGATCGAATACGCGGATCGTAGGGAATACCAGGACACAGACGACGTCAGGTACGTGGACTGGACCCTCACAGCTAGATCCATAAATCCAAATACTGGAGAATACAAGCCATACACCAAAGTGTTCCACGTCGAACAAATGAAGAACTTAATCCTCGTCGCAGACCTCACAGACTCGATGCTCATATACGAGAAGATAGCCTCCCTATTCTACATATCCTCACTAATCCTCGAATTATCACACAGACTCTCAGACAAGGTGAGCCTCGTAGCCCTCGCACATAAACCCAGGCTCTACACGGGACTCAAGGGGAGACAAGCGATACATCTACTCGAACAAATAATATGTAACAGCTCGCAGACAGGCGGGAACACACCGCTAAGCGCCGTCCTGAGCACCGTCAAAGCTTATGCAAAGAAAAATACCACGCTCACAGTAATTACCGACTACGCGCACGACCCAGAGGAATTCTCCATGCTGGCAAAGCTGAAAAACACGCTAATGACGCCCACAGCCATATACCTCGTAGCCCATATGTGGGAAACACAGCTACCGGCAACAGGCACCACGGCGACCCTTTTGGACCCGGAAACAGGCACTCTCATCACTGGCAGACTAGAAGAAGTATACAAGGCAATAAACACTCACATCACCCACGTCCAGGCGATCCTCTCGAAAGCCAGGATAAGTCACCTGGAAATACAGGGAATAGGCGACGCACAGATGCGAACAGTCAAAATAATAGAGACATACCTAAAAGCAAGACAGCTAGCAATAAACGTATAA
- a CDS encoding vWA domain-containing protein — protein sequence MIAIKNPVAFAMALALLVPIVVFFHYWFPRIYSKSYTYYHPLVRVVSRRVASAKKNTRISSLALKLVMAVLLSLALSQPYLVIQEQVYLESKQVSELRLNTRPALIIILDTSGSMGENAKLETAKNAIKSFLASLSSDIDVGFIDFAHSIKQALPPAMNRSLILNAVSWATADGGTMYTYPLKTALNWLKPYRDLNASASVVFVSDGMPGDLLEYRDVLASFKEQKIPIYTVFIGMENEGINEMKYIASETRGEAFVAETVDSLADVLNTALEKATQSIQKVEVNTRITKTVNVYRSLNSIILAILVFLYLFYRYMAYRQAGTTF from the coding sequence ATGATCGCAATAAAGAACCCAGTAGCTTTTGCTATGGCTCTAGCTCTTCTCGTGCCAATAGTAGTCTTTTTCCACTATTGGTTCCCAAGAATCTACTCGAAAAGCTACACGTATTACCATCCACTAGTGAGGGTAGTTTCTAGGCGGGTGGCTAGCGCAAAGAAGAATACGAGGATATCTAGTCTCGCTCTCAAGCTCGTAATGGCTGTCCTCCTTTCTCTGGCTCTTTCACAGCCCTACCTAGTAATACAGGAACAAGTCTACCTAGAATCAAAGCAGGTCTCTGAGCTAAGACTCAATACAAGGCCTGCACTAATAATTATTCTAGACACCTCTGGGAGCATGGGTGAAAACGCAAAGCTAGAAACCGCGAAAAATGCAATAAAGAGCTTCCTAGCAAGCCTGTCGAGTGACATCGATGTTGGCTTCATAGACTTCGCGCACTCCATAAAGCAGGCGTTGCCCCCAGCCATGAACAGGAGCCTAATTCTCAATGCCGTATCTTGGGCTACTGCCGACGGGGGCACAATGTACACGTATCCACTCAAGACCGCTCTAAACTGGCTGAAGCCCTACCGCGACCTGAACGCTTCGGCGTCTGTTGTCTTCGTTTCGGACGGCATGCCTGGCGACTTATTAGAGTATAGAGACGTACTGGCAAGCTTCAAGGAACAAAAGATACCAATCTATACAGTGTTTATAGGCATGGAAAACGAGGGCATAAACGAGATGAAGTACATAGCTTCAGAGACCCGAGGAGAAGCCTTTGTAGCGGAAACTGTCGATAGCCTTGCAGATGTCCTAAACACTGCACTTGAAAAAGCTACGCAGTCCATCCAGAAAGTAGAGGTCAACACCAGAATAACGAAAACAGTTAATGTTTACAGGTCTTTGAACAGCATAATCCTAGCTATACTTGTTTTCCTCTATCTCTTCTACCGATACATGGCATATAGGCAAGCCGGGACAACTTTTTGA
- a CDS encoding S8 family peptidase produces MKKVTSLLLFLLIAQLPLVLLAHADSQFATYLITIDRENFDPKSLQLVWGEVVYIADSFPVAVVRVPVGAAGHIAHLKGVKHVSQDGVMSLMGKPSSQPPQSIPWGVQRIGAPNVWGTTSGWVDVNGDGNSEIEVAIFDTGIDTDHPDLVGNIKWGVSVLNGRISTKYTDLNGHGTHVSGTIAALNNNIGVVGVASKVEIYMLRVLGASGSGSWSDLVIAIDLAIKGPDGVIDKDSDGKIVGDPDDDAPEVFSMSLGGSSAPEELHTAIQTAYNWGITIVAAAGNDGASSPSYPAAYPEVIAVGAIDSSNNVPSWSNRKPEVAAPGVNILSTYPDNTYATLSGTSMATPHVSATVALIQAARLAKGLPPLPPGTFNDSSTSTVRGLLHVTAEDLGSAGYDDLYGYGVVRVDKALEKV; encoded by the coding sequence ATGAAAAAAGTAACCAGCCTCTTGCTGTTTTTACTGATTGCACAGCTACCATTGGTCCTCCTTGCGCATGCAGATTCCCAGTTCGCAACATACCTTATCACAATAGACCGCGAAAACTTTGACCCGAAGTCTCTGCAACTTGTCTGGGGTGAAGTAGTCTATATTGCTGATAGTTTCCCTGTTGCGGTTGTAAGGGTTCCTGTGGGTGCGGCTGGACATATTGCTCATCTTAAAGGCGTTAAGCATGTGAGCCAGGACGGCGTTATGAGTTTAATGGGGAAGCCTAGCTCTCAGCCGCCCCAGTCTATACCGTGGGGAGTACAGAGAATTGGTGCGCCGAATGTTTGGGGTACTACGTCTGGCTGGGTTGACGTCAATGGGGATGGGAACTCTGAAATAGAGGTGGCGATATTTGATACAGGTATCGACACGGATCATCCTGACCTCGTTGGAAACATAAAGTGGGGCGTCTCGGTGCTCAATGGCCGTATCTCAACGAAATACACCGACCTAAATGGCCACGGGACTCATGTAAGTGGAACAATTGCGGCACTAAATAACAACATTGGAGTAGTCGGTGTAGCTTCCAAAGTCGAAATCTACATGCTTAGAGTCCTTGGGGCATCTGGCTCCGGTAGCTGGAGCGACCTAGTAATAGCAATCGACCTCGCAATAAAGGGTCCAGACGGGGTCATAGACAAGGATAGTGACGGCAAGATAGTTGGAGACCCCGATGACGACGCTCCTGAAGTTTTCTCGATGAGCCTTGGAGGCTCAAGCGCTCCTGAAGAGCTCCACACAGCTATCCAGACCGCATACAACTGGGGAATCACCATCGTCGCTGCGGCCGGGAATGATGGTGCATCGTCTCCCAGCTATCCAGCGGCATATCCAGAAGTCATAGCTGTGGGCGCAATTGACTCTAGCAATAATGTTCCAAGCTGGAGCAACAGAAAGCCGGAAGTAGCGGCGCCTGGTGTAAATATTCTAAGCACATACCCGGACAATACATATGCTACTCTCAGCGGGACATCTATGGCAACGCCACACGTCAGCGCAACAGTAGCCCTTATACAGGCAGCGAGGCTTGCAAAAGGGTTGCCGCCTTTACCGCCTGGAACCTTCAACGACTCTTCGACGAGTACCGTTAGGGGCTTGCTACATGTTACTGCCGAGGATCTCGGCTCTGCCGGCTACGACGACCTCTACGGGTATGGAGTCGTTAGAGTCGACAAGGCACTGGAAAAGGTCTAA
- a CDS encoding trimethylamine methyltransferase family protein, protein MKPNLSLLSRDEAEELHAEALRVLGTVGVFFEDKSVEEIVVKAGGVRKDGRVVLPESLVEDSLKTVPRRIRLYDREGNLVGVLGEGARIFDPGSAAIRILDYGSSEPRNPTLIDLKNLVTLVDASPGLRAQSTALVPSDVPVEVRDAVRLYVVLKYSTKPVVTGAFTVENLPLMVDMLASIREDYAEKPFAIFDICPTPPLSWSTVTSRNLVDLARLNVPAELISMPGLGATSPVTIYGALVQHHAENLSGIVISQAVRPGAPIIYGGSPTMIHPYYGTASITSPEAVLISLGYRDVARLLDLPTHTYMALSDSKLVDYQAGAETTYTAVVAAMAGFDIVSGAGMLEYESVQSLEKLVLDSEAILVADRLARGFEKDNMALQVLGEGVLDKRGNFLALKHTRQNYRKEIYIPSIWDLGPRTKTKGVSLLEKAHAKVQEILAKHTPKGLEGDQLERLDNVLARLYELHNLKPVKSII, encoded by the coding sequence ATGAAGCCAAACCTATCCCTGCTTAGCAGGGATGAGGCAGAAGAACTACATGCCGAGGCACTCAGGGTTCTGGGCACCGTTGGAGTGTTCTTCGAAGATAAAAGCGTAGAAGAGATAGTTGTCAAGGCTGGTGGTGTCAGGAAGGATGGAAGGGTTGTTTTGCCTGAGAGCCTTGTCGAGGATTCGCTGAAGACGGTGCCAAGGAGAATAAGGCTTTATGACCGAGAAGGAAACCTTGTAGGAGTCCTTGGAGAGGGGGCGAGGATCTTTGACCCAGGGTCTGCGGCGATCCGTATCCTTGACTACGGATCGTCGGAGCCTAGAAACCCTACCCTTATAGACCTAAAGAATCTTGTAACCCTTGTCGATGCATCGCCCGGCTTGAGGGCTCAGAGCACTGCCCTTGTGCCTTCAGACGTACCAGTAGAAGTGAGAGATGCTGTTAGGCTGTACGTTGTCCTAAAGTATTCCACGAAGCCAGTGGTTACTGGCGCATTTACGGTGGAAAACCTCCCGCTAATGGTAGATATGCTTGCAAGCATAAGGGAAGACTACGCAGAAAAGCCCTTCGCAATATTTGACATATGCCCCACACCTCCCCTGTCCTGGAGCACCGTGACGTCGAGGAACCTTGTAGACCTTGCTAGGCTAAACGTTCCAGCCGAGCTCATATCGATGCCGGGTCTAGGCGCAACATCACCTGTGACAATATATGGCGCATTGGTACAGCACCACGCAGAGAACCTGAGCGGGATAGTTATATCCCAGGCAGTCCGACCAGGAGCGCCGATAATATACGGTGGTAGCCCCACGATGATTCACCCATACTATGGGACAGCATCTATAACTTCTCCGGAAGCTGTCCTCATAAGTCTCGGATATAGAGACGTTGCGAGGCTCCTTGACCTACCTACACATACATACATGGCTTTGAGCGACTCTAAGCTGGTAGACTACCAAGCGGGGGCAGAGACGACATACACTGCTGTGGTCGCGGCGATGGCGGGCTTCGACATAGTGTCAGGAGCCGGGATGCTTGAGTATGAAAGCGTGCAGTCTCTAGAAAAACTTGTCCTGGACAGTGAAGCAATATTAGTTGCAGATAGACTCGCGAGGGGCTTCGAAAAAGACAATATGGCCTTGCAGGTCTTAGGAGAAGGCGTGCTAGATAAGAGGGGAAACTTCTTGGCGCTCAAGCATACGAGGCAGAACTACAGGAAGGAGATATACATTCCAAGTATATGGGATCTAGGGCCCAGAACAAAAACTAAGGGAGTAAGCCTACTTGAGAAGGCACATGCAAAAGTCCAAGAAATCCTCGCAAAGCATACCCCCAAGGGGCTAGAAGGAGACCAGCTCGAAAGGCTCGACAATGTTCTAGCAAGGCTCTACGAGCTTCACAATTTAAAGCCTGTGAAATCGATCATATAG
- the nrfD gene encoding NrfD/PsrC family molybdoenzyme membrane anchor subunit: protein MIEPQHAWDIKIVLDLTFGGMGVATFIIAFLYYLKGEKEFNIKAALAGMVSLLLGLLVLITHLGKPEAAFYTMLTPNLGSVMTWGVFFNVFALLFGGLFALPGLIKLPYAANEKIMKILGTLGSIFSFLVMTYTGTLLARSSIHLWRSPATPLLFLLVALSSGVGLYALVAYILKKDVPGELVNFSMITTLLAFVTMTLYFALANISTEAFMFSVELMLTEYMWATLLLYLLGFIGPFAVYFYNKKKPSKTNLLILAVLLILQSFLARYLLVYAGAMELPW, encoded by the coding sequence ATGATAGAGCCGCAACACGCTTGGGATATTAAAATAGTGCTAGACTTGACGTTTGGAGGAATGGGTGTAGCAACCTTCATCATAGCTTTCCTCTACTACCTAAAGGGAGAGAAGGAATTCAACATCAAGGCGGCCCTCGCGGGCATGGTATCCCTGCTACTTGGTCTACTCGTACTGATAACACACCTCGGCAAGCCCGAGGCCGCGTTCTACACCATGCTTACACCGAACCTTGGCTCAGTTATGACGTGGGGCGTATTCTTCAACGTTTTTGCACTGCTTTTCGGGGGGCTCTTCGCTCTACCCGGACTCATAAAGCTACCCTACGCCGCTAACGAGAAGATTATGAAGATCCTGGGAACACTGGGCTCTATATTCTCGTTCCTCGTCATGACCTATACTGGTACACTGCTTGCCCGTAGCTCTATCCACTTGTGGAGGAGCCCAGCTACACCACTGCTTTTCCTCCTCGTAGCCCTCTCCAGCGGAGTAGGCCTCTATGCACTGGTAGCCTATATTCTTAAAAAGGATGTACCGGGCGAGCTCGTCAACTTCTCGATGATCACAACCCTCTTGGCATTCGTAACTATGACGCTCTACTTCGCACTGGCAAACATCTCGACTGAGGCTTTCATGTTCTCTGTTGAGCTAATGTTGACCGAGTACATGTGGGCAACACTCCTGCTGTACCTGCTGGGCTTCATTGGACCATTCGCTGTGTACTTCTACAACAAGAAGAAGCCTTCAAAGACAAACCTCCTCATACTTGCAGTCCTACTCATCCTGCAAAGCTTCCTAGCACGGTATCTCCTTGTATACGCCGGCGCAATGGAGCTACCCTGGTGA
- a CDS encoding GNAT family N-acetyltransferase, whose protein sequence is MSIEVRPLKSPQEFRQAIEVQRSAWGMPDIEVIPTRILIAISRNSGIVLGAFDGDRLIGYSFGFLARDKYGLYLYSHHTGVAKEYEGQGVGFLLKMKQREYALKMGLSRIKWTFDPLQARNSYFNFTKLGAIARVFYQNYYGELFDELNYGLPTDRVIAEWFIKSKRVENRSSGKIVAPALEDSQVSLEVYRGRPRLVRVYAPKVLLKIPSDINNVKAKNPRLALSWRMSLRRALSFYLGKGYIACHYVRIDENYGAHVLLKKSLKNILGDEY, encoded by the coding sequence ATGTCCATAGAAGTAAGGCCGCTGAAAAGCCCCCAAGAGTTTAGGCAGGCAATAGAAGTCCAGCGTTCCGCTTGGGGCATGCCTGACATCGAGGTTATACCTACAAGGATACTCATCGCCATATCTAGGAACAGCGGTATCGTTCTTGGAGCATTCGACGGGGACAGGCTTATAGGCTACTCGTTTGGCTTCCTCGCGAGGGACAAGTATGGCCTCTACCTTTACAGCCACCACACGGGCGTAGCGAAAGAGTATGAGGGACAGGGCGTCGGCTTCCTCCTGAAGATGAAGCAGAGAGAATATGCCCTGAAAATGGGCCTGTCAAGGATAAAGTGGACCTTTGACCCCTTGCAGGCCAGAAACTCTTACTTCAACTTTACAAAGCTCGGAGCAATCGCGAGGGTTTTTTACCAGAACTATTATGGCGAGCTTTTCGACGAGCTTAACTATGGCTTGCCCACGGATAGGGTCATAGCTGAGTGGTTCATAAAGAGCAAGCGTGTAGAGAACAGGTCTAGCGGCAAAATTGTAGCTCCAGCCCTAGAAGACTCACAGGTCTCCCTCGAAGTCTACAGAGGCAGGCCCCGCCTAGTAAGGGTCTATGCACCAAAAGTCTTGCTCAAGATACCCTCAGACATCAATAACGTGAAGGCTAAAAATCCCAGGCTTGCTCTTTCATGGCGTATGTCGCTAAGAAGAGCACTAAGCTTCTACCTCGGAAAGGGTTACATTGCCTGCCACTATGTTAGGATAGATGAGAACTATGGTGCCCATGTCCTACTAAAAAAGAGCCTAAAAAATATACTTGGAGACGAATACTAG
- a CDS encoding cobalamin B12-binding domain-containing protein: MSDASEVLYRAIVDGDDRLASDATQKLLEEGLSPREIISNILVPAMRRVGELYEKGEYFIPELVASAEAFRASMDVLRPHIKGSSDVPVTGVAVFGTVRGDIHELGKNLAAAVFEAEGFQVIDLGVDVPPERFAEAAEKYNADVVGMSALMTTTMLEQRNVIEELKKRGIREKVIVIAGGAPVTEEWVREIGADVWGRDAFESVRIVKEMLAKRRGGAR, encoded by the coding sequence ATGTCAGATGCTAGCGAAGTGCTATACAGGGCTATTGTCGACGGCGATGATAGGCTTGCTTCTGATGCTACCCAAAAGCTATTGGAAGAGGGGCTGTCTCCCAGAGAAATAATCTCGAACATACTTGTTCCAGCGATGAGGCGCGTGGGGGAGCTCTACGAGAAGGGCGAATACTTTATCCCCGAGTTGGTCGCGTCGGCTGAGGCTTTCAGGGCTAGCATGGATGTTCTAAGGCCACACATCAAGGGGTCATCTGATGTTCCGGTTACGGGTGTAGCTGTGTTTGGCACTGTGAGGGGAGACATACACGAGCTTGGCAAGAATCTGGCAGCGGCTGTCTTCGAGGCTGAGGGCTTCCAGGTTATAGATCTTGGCGTTGATGTGCCTCCGGAGAGGTTCGCAGAGGCCGCCGAGAAGTATAACGCGGACGTTGTCGGGATGAGTGCGCTCATGACTACAACGATGCTTGAGCAGAGAAACGTTATAGAAGAGCTTAAGAAGAGGGGTATTAGAGAAAAGGTCATTGTAATAGCTGGGGGTGCGCCTGTAACTGAGGAATGGGTAAGAGAGATAGGAGCAGATGTCTGGGGTAGGGACGCGTTCGAGTCTGTCAGGATAGTAAAAGAGATGCTTGCAAAGAGGAGGGGTGGAGCTAGATGA
- a CDS encoding TorD/DmsD family molecular chaperone gives MLSPKIFEERALLYKVLSLALYTPSDIESQNELKTLLPAVRQVSLVKMNPETIDKFVDAWITAWENSQGDLKGEYTRLFVNDYPELKCPPFETYWATGERTIYGHNYDSLLRIYREACLDRAPDVGLPLEHVALELELMYYLVASSTRQPEYLCLQEKLFREHIEKWADGYSRCLEENAKLENYRGTARLLREFVASERAFFEESKFC, from the coding sequence TTGTTAAGTCCAAAGATTTTTGAGGAGAGAGCACTACTGTACAAGGTTCTGAGCCTAGCCCTCTATACTCCGAGCGACATCGAATCCCAGAACGAGCTAAAAACACTGTTGCCAGCCGTCAGACAAGTCTCTTTAGTCAAGATGAATCCCGAGACAATAGACAAATTTGTAGATGCATGGATAACTGCCTGGGAAAACTCACAGGGAGACCTGAAAGGAGAGTATACTCGGCTCTTCGTGAACGACTATCCAGAGCTCAAGTGTCCCCCCTTCGAGACATACTGGGCGACTGGTGAGAGAACGATCTACGGCCACAACTATGACTCGCTTCTAAGGATTTACCGCGAAGCCTGCCTAGACAGGGCCCCGGACGTCGGCTTGCCCCTGGAGCATGTAGCCCTAGAGCTCGAACTAATGTACTACCTCGTCGCGTCTAGTACCCGGCAACCAGAGTATCTGTGCCTCCAAGAGAAGCTTTTCCGGGAACACATTGAAAAGTGGGCCGATGGATATTCGAGGTGTCTCGAGGAAAACGCTAAGCTAGAAAACTATAGAGGTACGGCTAGGCTACTACGGGAATTTGTAGCCTCGGAACGGGCCTTTTTTGAGGAGTCCAAGTTTTGCTAG
- a CDS encoding CopG family transcriptional regulator, producing the protein MANVKISLPEAVFKRVDDISRSMKISRSELITRILVEALGVEADRDPPKYPALISKPYKEGHYRLRSPRYPGRTIKESG; encoded by the coding sequence ATGGCTAATGTGAAGATAAGCTTACCCGAAGCCGTCTTTAAAAGAGTAGACGATATATCCAGGTCAATGAAAATAAGCCGCAGCGAGCTCATCACTAGAATCCTAGTCGAGGCCCTAGGTGTAGAGGCTGACAGGGACCCTCCTAAGTATCCTGCTCTCATATCGAAGCCATACAAAGAGGGGCACTACAGGCTTAGATCTCCTAGGTACCCAGGCAGAACAATAAAAGAGAGTGGATAG
- a CDS encoding AAA family ATPase, translating into MRLDADSIRQCSLDILRQLNRAVVGYPDEKRIVLATLLANGHVLLEGVPGIAKTTLVKALGKTLGLSDKDKFTINGVPFVGFSRIQFTPDLMPADITGSQIFNVASREFETRFGPIFAYIVLADEINRAVPRTQSALLQAMQEREVTIGGKTYRLEDREAGKFFFVLATQNPVEQEGTYPLPEAQLDRFMVRVFMGYPSSLEEERKISELHLYRLTEPLEDLEKVVEPAWIIAAQEYIARNVKVDSSTLNYAVSLVRATRPETFDSISRYFELGASPRATIALLRLSKVLATLRGSETVTVEDIDQASYYVLNHRVIPNLETVIERGGGFKARLSVISEGLELARKVARGGK; encoded by the coding sequence ATGAGGCTTGATGCCGATTCAATAAGGCAATGCTCCCTAGATATCTTGAGACAGCTGAACAGGGCTGTAGTCGGCTACCCAGATGAAAAAAGGATAGTGCTTGCAACCCTACTAGCAAATGGACATGTCTTGCTGGAGGGTGTTCCAGGCATCGCAAAGACAACCCTGGTTAAGGCGCTTGGGAAGACCCTTGGCTTGTCAGATAAAGACAAATTCACGATTAATGGTGTCCCCTTTGTGGGCTTCTCACGTATACAGTTCACGCCAGACCTCATGCCTGCCGATATAACTGGGTCCCAGATATTCAACGTTGCAAGCAGAGAGTTTGAGACAAGGTTTGGACCAATTTTTGCATACATAGTTCTAGCAGACGAGATCAACAGGGCCGTACCGAGAACACAGTCGGCGCTCTTACAGGCAATGCAGGAGAGAGAAGTCACGATCGGGGGCAAAACCTACAGGCTTGAAGACAGAGAAGCCGGCAAATTCTTCTTTGTACTTGCCACGCAGAACCCGGTCGAGCAAGAGGGCACGTATCCCCTTCCCGAGGCCCAGCTTGACAGGTTCATGGTAAGGGTGTTTATGGGTTATCCTTCTAGCCTAGAAGAGGAGAGGAAGATAAGCGAGCTACATCTTTACAGGCTGACTGAGCCACTGGAAGACCTAGAAAAAGTGGTTGAGCCTGCATGGATAATAGCGGCCCAAGAATACATTGCAAGGAACGTGAAGGTCGACAGCTCAACCCTAAACTATGCTGTGTCCCTGGTGAGGGCGACTAGGCCTGAGACCTTCGACTCTATCTCTAGGTACTTCGAGCTTGGAGCTAGCCCTAGGGCTACGATAGCCTTGCTTAGGCTCTCAAAAGTGCTTGCCACGTTAAGGGGCTCGGAGACTGTAACAGTAGAGGATATAGACCAAGCCTCTTACTACGTTCTCAACCACAGGGTTATACCAAACCTAGAGACTGTAATCGAGAGGGGCGGAGGATTTAAGGCTCGCTTATCTGTGATAAGTGAAGGCCTGGAACTCGCGAGAAAGGTGGCTAGGGGAGGCAAGTAA
- a CDS encoding ABC transporter ATP-binding protein: protein MAIVEFSGVTKRFRNTVALREASFTIPERSITAFLGPNGAGKTTSMKLIMGFLRPTKGNLTVFGEDPFRREEVRKRIGFMPEKPVYPMDLPVEDFLEHLARLRKVGKTDLNRLVRLVGLEKVLDTKIGELSRGYIQRVGIAQSLLGDPELLVLDEPTANLDPASRREILELLKLLHKELRVSMIISSHIIPELQEVSSYCVFIDKGMVLDYGYLGDLWKKYMTEAVFTIETRDINTLARILIEKPYIKLVKKVDKSLLEVAVEPEYYKSFEGLLSELGQIVTGFSFKTASLGDLYGKIVGSRS from the coding sequence ATGGCTATAGTAGAGTTCAGCGGCGTAACCAAAAGGTTCAGGAACACGGTGGCCTTAAGAGAGGCGTCCTTCACGATTCCCGAAAGGAGCATTACTGCATTCTTGGGACCGAATGGCGCTGGTAAAACCACTTCGATGAAGCTTATCATGGGTTTTCTTAGGCCAACAAAGGGTAATTTAACTGTTTTCGGAGAAGACCCGTTTAGAAGAGAAGAAGTAAGAAAGCGAATAGGGTTTATGCCTGAGAAACCTGTCTACCCGATGGATCTGCCTGTTGAAGATTTTTTAGAGCACCTGGCAAGACTCAGGAAGGTAGGTAAGACCGACCTCAACCGCTTAGTTAGGCTCGTGGGACTCGAAAAGGTGCTTGACACAAAGATTGGCGAATTGTCAAGGGGATATATACAGCGGGTAGGCATAGCTCAGAGCCTCCTGGGAGACCCCGAGCTCCTGGTTCTAGACGAGCCAACTGCAAACCTTGACCCTGCGTCGAGGCGAGAGATTCTTGAGCTTTTAAAGCTTCTCCATAAGGAGCTGAGGGTTTCTATGATAATTTCTTCTCACATAATCCCAGAGCTCCAGGAGGTCTCAAGCTATTGTGTCTTCATCGACAAGGGTATGGTACTCGACTATGGATATTTGGGGGACCTATGGAAAAAATACATGACGGAAGCCGTCTTTACAATTGAAACACGAGACATCAATACTCTGGCCAGAATTCTTATAGAAAAGCCCTACATAAAGCTTGTCAAGAAGGTAGACAAAAGCTTGTTAGAGGTGGCGGTTGAGCCGGAATACTATAAGTCATTTGAGGGGCTCCTTTCCGAACTAGGCCAGATTGTAACCGGTTTTAGTTTTAAAACCGCCAGTCTGGGTGACCTGTATGGTAAGATCGTTGGGAGTAGATCTTAG